GGCAGCGCAATAGGCAAGGAACTCATTGACCTCTGCTGCCTTGTCGAAGACCGCATCGGCGCCCAGACGAATGCACTCCGCACGGTTGTCTGGAGAAGCCGCATTGGTCAACGCCACCACGATCCCTCTCTTCCTGCCGAGCGCTGAAAGGGCGGCCAACACGCCGAGCCCTGTTCCCTGTTTCAGCAACAGATCCACGACGAGAAGCTGCCATGCCTCTTCATTCGCCTGGAGCCAGGCCACAGCTTCAGCCTCGGAGAGCGCGGTCCCTACGACCTCTGCCTGCAAATAGCCCTCGAGCACGACCTTGAGGCTGTCTTGGATCAACGGCTCGTCTTCCACAATAAAAACGGCAAGCGTCATTTTGGGGAGCCTCCTGCGGATATCGATATCGAATGCGGGGCGCATTGCTAACGTCCTGTAGAAGGTCGTGCTTTCGAGGAGGCCCTGTTGTAGGTAGACACCGCGTCAGCTTGTTGGCGCAGCAGCCAAGCCCGTCCCGTTATCGTGCGTCCGACGCCTCCAGATCGGCAGGGCGCTGTGTCGAGTTCAACAGGGAACAAGCACGCATCTTCAAGGCCTCTTCGCCCTTGGCCGTCACCCGTATCACCGTGGCTTGACCGGAGTAAGTTGTTCGCCCCTGGTAGTGCATGAACGGCGGAAGATCTGCCTCTATCAGTCTTGCAGCGCGCAGCAAGTCGCATTTCTCGATGTCCTCATGCACGTCGATGGTCATGGGCATATCTGCGGAGCAAAGCCGCTCGAGCAATTGCATGGGCATTGCAGATCCTCGCATCGATGCAGGTTGACGTCGCCGGTTGATGAACTCGCTTGCACCGCAGTGCCTAGAGGCGTCCCGTCAACAACAAGACGATCACTACGAGCACGACGACGCCGAGAATGCCGCTCGGACCGTAACCCCAGCTGCGGCTGTGCGGCCATGACGGAAACGCCCCGATCAGAACGAGGATCAGGATGATCAGAAGAATGGTGCCAATGCTCATGATTCACTCCTAGGTGCTTGCTTGATATCAAGTTACCAAGGCGGCGCATTCCAGTCTGTTCGCTATCGAACAAACTGGAATGCATTGCCTGGTTGTCCGACCGCTGGCGTCAATCCAGCGTGTCGGCGTAGGCCTTCCGATCGGCCGCGTAGCAGCCGCACGCTGCCGCTTCCAGGCCGCTGCGATCGAGCACCTTGAGATCGCCACGGTGGTAAGCGATCAGCCCGCTGTGCTGCAAGGCGTTGGCAGCCACGGTGATGCCTACCCGTCGCACGCCGAGCATGTAGGCCAGGAATTCATGCGTCACGCGAAAGCTGTCGCGGTGGG
This is a stretch of genomic DNA from Variovorax paradoxus. It encodes these proteins:
- a CDS encoding DUF3309 domain-containing protein codes for the protein MSIGTILLIILILVLIGAFPSWPHSRSWGYGPSGILGVVVLVVIVLLLTGRL
- a CDS encoding response regulator, with product MTLAVFIVEDEPLIQDSLKVVLEGYLQAEVVGTALSEAEAVAWLQANEEAWQLLVVDLLLKQGTGLGVLAALSALGRKRGIVVALTNAASPDNRAECIRLGADAVFDKAAEVNEFLAYCAAEH